The following proteins are co-located in the Gorilla gorilla gorilla isolate KB3781 chromosome 18, NHGRI_mGorGor1-v2.1_pri, whole genome shotgun sequence genome:
- the COG8 gene encoding conserved oligomeric Golgi complex subunit 8 isoform X5 gives MCLFLPVLSSESAPPVVRKGSDVVAGKMATAATIPSVATATAAALGEVEDEGLLASLFRDRFPEAQWRERPDVGRYLRELSGSGLERLRREPERLAEERAQLLQQTRDLAFANYKTFIRGAECTERIHRLFGDVEASLSRLLDRLPSFQQSCRNFVKEAEEISSNRRMNSLTLNRHTEILEILEIPQLMDTCVRNSYYEEALELAAYVRRLERKYSSIPVIQGIVNEVRQSMQLMLSQLIQQLRTNIQLPACLRVIGYLRRMDVFTEAELRVKFLQARDAWLRSILTAIPNDDPYFHITKTIEASRVHLFDIITQYRAIFSDEDPLLPPAMGEHTVNESAIFHGWVLQKVSQFLQVLETDLYRGIGGRLDSLLGQCMYFGLSFSRVGADFRGQLAPVFQRVAISTFQKAIQETVEKFQEEMNSYMLISAPAILGTSNMPAAVPATQPGTLQPPMVLLDFPPLACFLNNILVAFNDLRLCCPVALAQDVTGVLEDALAKGWTPMENRWCGRREGGQPASSSTRWTTCRAACLLTKWTAGRSQTSTG, from the exons ATGTGCCTGTTTCTTCCTGTCCTAAGTTCGGAGTCAGCGCCCCCTGTGGTCCGGAAGGGAAGTGACGTTGTTGCTGGGAAGATGGCGACCGCGGCGACTATCCCATCGGTAGCCACGGCCACGGCAGCGGCTCTCGGCGAGGTGGAGGATGAAGGGCTCCTGGCGTCGCTGTTCCGGGACCGCTTCCCCGAGGCCCAGTGGCGCGAGCGGCCCGATGTGGGCCGCTACCTCCGGGAGTTGAGCGGCTCGGGGCTGGAGCGGCTGCGGCGCGAGCCCGAGCGCCTGGCGGAGGAGCGGGCGCAGCTGCTGCAGCAGACGCGCGACTTGGCCTTCGCTAACTACAAGACCTTCATCCGCGGCGCCGAGTGCACCGAGCGCATCCACCGCCTGTTTGGCGACGTGGAGGCGTCGCTCAGCCGCCTGCTCGACCGCTTGCCCAGCTTCCAGCAGAGCTGCAG GAACTTTGTGAAGGAAGCCGAGGAGATCAGCTCCAACCGCCGGATGAATAGCCTGACCCTAAACCGGCACACAGAAATTTTGGAAATACTGGAGATTCCTCAGCTCATGGACACCTGTGTCCGGAACAGTTATTATGAAGAGGCCCTGGAGCTTGCAGCCTACGTACGCCGACTGGAGAGGAAATACTCTTCCATCCCTGTCATCCAG GGCATCGTGAACGAAGTGCGCCAGTCCATGCAGCTGATGCTTAGCCAGCTGATCCAGCAACTGAGGACCAACATCCAGCTTCCCGCCTGCCTCCGTGTCATTGGCTACCTGCGGCGCATGGACGTCTTCACTGAGGCTGAGTTGAGGGTGAAGTTTCTTCAGGCCCGAGATGCTTGGCTCCGGTCCATCCTGACTGCCATTCCTAATGATGATCCCTATTTCCATATTACAAAAACCATCGAGGCCTCCCGTGTCCATCTCTTTGATATCATCACCCAGTACCGTGCCATCTTCTCAGACGAGGACCCACTGCTGCCCCCTGCCATGGGTGAGCACACTGTGAATGAGAGTGCCATCTTCCATGGCTGGGTGCTACAGAAAGTCTCACAGTTCCTGCAGGTGCTGGAGACCGACCTTTACCGGGGCATAGGCGGCCGCCTGGACTCTCTGCTGGGCCAGTGCATGTACTTTGGGCTGTCCTTCAGCCGGGTGGGAGCTGATTTCCGGGGTCAATTGGCTCCTGTTTTCCAGCGGGTGGCCATCAGCACTTTCCAGAAAGCAATTCAGGAAACAGTGGAGAAATTCCAGGAAGAAATGAACTCCTACATGCTCATCTCAGCTCCAGCCATCCTGGGCACCAGTAACATGCCTGCTGCTGTGCCAGCCACCCAGCCGGGGACGCTGCAGCCACCCATGGTGCTCCTAGATTTCCCACCCCTCGCCTGCTTCCTCAACAATATTCTGGTTGCCTTCAATGATCTGCGCCTCTGCTGCCCTGTGGCCCTGGCGCAGGATGTGACTGGGGTCTTGGAAGATGCCCTTGCCAAG GGCTGGACCCCAATGGAGAACAGGTGGTGTGGCAGGCGAGAGGGTGGGCAGCCCGCATCATCCAGCACGAGATGGACCACCTGCAGGGCTGCCTGTTTATTGACAAAATGGACAGCAGGACGTTCACAAACGTCTACTGGATGA
- the COG8 gene encoding conserved oligomeric Golgi complex subunit 8 isoform X2, with protein sequence MARLWGALSLRPLWAAVPWGGAAAVGARACSSAAAPDGVEGPALRRSYWRHLRRLVLGPLEPPFSHVCQVGDPVLRGVAAPVERAQLGGPELQRLTQRLVQVMRRRRCVGLSAPQLGVPRQVLALELPEALCRECSPRQRALRQMEPFPLRVFVNPSLRVLDSRLVTFPEGCESVAGFLACVPRFQAVQISGLDPNGEQVVWQARGWAARIIQHEMDHLQGCLFIDKMDSRTFTNVYWMKVND encoded by the exons ATGGCCCGGCTGTGGGGCGCGCTGAGTCTTCGGCCACTGTGGGCTGCCGTGCCGTGGGGCGGGGCGGCAGCCGTCGGTGCCCGGGCTTGCAGCTCCGCGGCCGCCCCGGACGGCGTCGAGGGCCCGGCGCTCCGGCGCTCCTATTGGCGCCACCTGAGGCGTCTGGTGCTGGGTCCTCTGGAACCGCCGTTCTCGCACGTGTGCCAAGTCGGGGACCCGGTGCTGCGCGGCGTGGCGGCCCCGGTGGAGCGGGCGCAGCTAGGCGGGCCCGAGCTGCAGCGGCTGACGCAACGGCTGGTCCAGGTGATGCGGCGGCGGCGCTGCGTGGGCCTAAGCGCGCCGCAGCTGGGGGTGCCGCGGCAGGTGCTGGCGCTGGAGCTCCCCGAGGCGCTGTGTCGGGAGTGCTCGCCCCGCCAGCGCGCGCTCCGCCAGATGGAGCCCTTCCCCCTGCGCGTGTTCGTGAACCCCAGCCTGCGAGTGCTTGACAGCCGCCTGGTCACCTTTCCCGAGGGCTGCGAGAGCGTCGCCGGCTTCCTGGCCTGCGTGCCCCGCTTCCAGGCGGTGCAGATCTCAG GGCTGGACCCCAATGGAGAACAGGTGGTGTGGCAGGCGAGAGGGTGGGCAGCCCGCATCATCCAGCACGAGATGGACCACCTGCAGGGCTGCCTGTTTATTGACAAAATGGACAGCAGGACGTTCACAAACGTCTACTGGATGAAGGTGAATGACTAA
- the NIP7 gene encoding 60S ribosome subunit biogenesis protein NIP7 homolog isoform X1, which translates to MRPLTEEETRVMFEKIAKYIGENLQLLVDRPDGTYCFRLHNDRVYYVSEKIMKLAANISGDKLVSLGTCFGKFTKTHKFRLHVTALDYLAPYAKYKVWIKPGAEQSFLYGNHVLKSGLGRITENTSQYQGVVVYSMADIPLGFGVAAKSTQDCRKVDPMAIVVFHQADIGEYVRHEETLT; encoded by the exons ATGCGGCCTTTGACTGAAGAGGAGACCCGTGTCATGTTTGAGAAGATAGCGAAATA CATTGGGGAGAATCTTCAACTGCTGGTGGACCGGCCAGATGGCACCTACTGTTTCCGTCTGCACAACGACCGGGTGTACTATGTGAG TGAGAAGATTATGAAGCTGGCCGCCAATATTTCCGGGGACAAGCTGGTGTCGCTGGGGACCTGCTTTGGAAAATTCACTAAAACCCACAAGTTTCGGTTGCATGTCACAGCTCTGGATTACCTTGCACCTTATGCCAAG TATAAAGTTTGGATAAAGCCTGGTGCAGAGCAGTCCTTCCTGTATGGGAACCATGTGTTGAAATCTGGTCTGGGTCGAATCACTGAAAATACTTCTCAGTaccagggcgtggtggtgtactcCATGGCAGACATCCCTTTG GGTTTTGGGGTGGCAGCCAAATCTACACAAGACTGCAGAAAAGTAGACCCCATGGCGATTGTGGTATTTCATCAAGCAGACATTGGGGAATATGTGCGGCATGAAGAGACGTTGACTTAA
- the COG8 gene encoding conserved oligomeric Golgi complex subunit 8 isoform X3: MCLFLPVLSSESAPPVVRKGSDVVAGKMATAATIPSVATATAAALGEVEDEGLLASLFRDRFPEAQWRERPDVGRYLRELSGSGLERLRREPERLAEERAQLLQQTRDLAFANYKTFIRGAECTERIHRLFGDVEASLSRLLDRLPSFQQSCRNFVKEAEEISSNRRMNSLTLNRHTEILEILEIPQLMDTCVRNSYYEEALELAAYVRRLERKYSSIPVIQGIVNEVRQSMQLMLSQLIQQLRTNIQLPACLRVIGYLRRMDVFTEAELRVKFLQARDAWLRSILTAIPNDDPYFHITKTIEASRVHLFDIITQYRAIFSDEDPLLPPAMGEHTVNESAIFHGWVLQKVSQFLQVLETDLYRGIGGRLDSLLGQCMYFGLSFSRVGADFRGQLAPVFQRVAISTFQKAIQETVEKFQEEMNSYMLISAPAILGTSNMPAAVPATQPGTLQPPMVLLDFPPLACFLNNILVAFNDLRLCCPVALAQDVTGVLEDALAKVTKIILAFHRAEEAAFSSGEQELFVQFCTVFLEDLVPYLNRCLQVLFPPAQIAQTLGIPPTQLSKYGNLGHVNIGAIQEPLAFILPKRETLFTLDDQALGPELTAAAPEPPAEEPRLDPNGEQVVWQARGWAARIIQHEMDHLQGCLFIDKMDSRTFTNVYWMKVND, from the exons ATGTGCCTGTTTCTTCCTGTCCTAAGTTCGGAGTCAGCGCCCCCTGTGGTCCGGAAGGGAAGTGACGTTGTTGCTGGGAAGATGGCGACCGCGGCGACTATCCCATCGGTAGCCACGGCCACGGCAGCGGCTCTCGGCGAGGTGGAGGATGAAGGGCTCCTGGCGTCGCTGTTCCGGGACCGCTTCCCCGAGGCCCAGTGGCGCGAGCGGCCCGATGTGGGCCGCTACCTCCGGGAGTTGAGCGGCTCGGGGCTGGAGCGGCTGCGGCGCGAGCCCGAGCGCCTGGCGGAGGAGCGGGCGCAGCTGCTGCAGCAGACGCGCGACTTGGCCTTCGCTAACTACAAGACCTTCATCCGCGGCGCCGAGTGCACCGAGCGCATCCACCGCCTGTTTGGCGACGTGGAGGCGTCGCTCAGCCGCCTGCTCGACCGCTTGCCCAGCTTCCAGCAGAGCTGCAG GAACTTTGTGAAGGAAGCCGAGGAGATCAGCTCCAACCGCCGGATGAATAGCCTGACCCTAAACCGGCACACAGAAATTTTGGAAATACTGGAGATTCCTCAGCTCATGGACACCTGTGTCCGGAACAGTTATTATGAAGAGGCCCTGGAGCTTGCAGCCTACGTACGCCGACTGGAGAGGAAATACTCTTCCATCCCTGTCATCCAG GGCATCGTGAACGAAGTGCGCCAGTCCATGCAGCTGATGCTTAGCCAGCTGATCCAGCAACTGAGGACCAACATCCAGCTTCCCGCCTGCCTCCGTGTCATTGGCTACCTGCGGCGCATGGACGTCTTCACTGAGGCTGAGTTGAGGGTGAAGTTTCTTCAGGCCCGAGATGCTTGGCTCCGGTCCATCCTGACTGCCATTCCTAATGATGATCCCTATTTCCATATTACAAAAACCATCGAGGCCTCCCGTGTCCATCTCTTTGATATCATCACCCAGTACCGTGCCATCTTCTCAGACGAGGACCCACTGCTGCCCCCTGCCATGGGTGAGCACACTGTGAATGAGAGTGCCATCTTCCATGGCTGGGTGCTACAGAAAGTCTCACAGTTCCTGCAGGTGCTGGAGACCGACCTTTACCGGGGCATAGGCGGCCGCCTGGACTCTCTGCTGGGCCAGTGCATGTACTTTGGGCTGTCCTTCAGCCGGGTGGGAGCTGATTTCCGGGGTCAATTGGCTCCTGTTTTCCAGCGGGTGGCCATCAGCACTTTCCAGAAAGCAATTCAGGAAACAGTGGAGAAATTCCAGGAAGAAATGAACTCCTACATGCTCATCTCAGCTCCAGCCATCCTGGGCACCAGTAACATGCCTGCTGCTGTGCCAGCCACCCAGCCGGGGACGCTGCAGCCACCCATGGTGCTCCTAGATTTCCCACCCCTCGCCTGCTTCCTCAACAATATTCTGGTTGCCTTCAATGATCTGCGCCTCTGCTGCCCTGTGGCCCTGGCGCAGGATGTGACTGGGGTCTTGGAAGATGCCCTTGCCAAG GTAACTAAAATAATCCTGGCCTTCCATCGCGCTGAAGAGGCTGCCTTCAGCAGCGGGGAGCAAGAGCTCTTCGTCCAGTTCTGCACTGTCTTCCTGGAAGACCTTGTTCCGTATTTAAATCGCTGTCTCCAAGTCCTTTTTCCACCAGCTCAGATAGCACAGACTTTAG GCATTCCTCCCACTCAGCTCTCCAAGTACGGTAACCTAGGGCATGTGAACATCGGCGCCATTCAGGAGCCCCTCGCCTTTATCCTGCCAAAGAGAGAGACGCTTTTCACCCTGGATGACCAGGCGCTGGGGCCCGAGCTCACAGCTGCAGCACCAGAGCCTCCCGCCGAGGAGCCAC GGCTGGACCCCAATGGAGAACAGGTGGTGTGGCAGGCGAGAGGGTGGGCAGCCCGCATCATCCAGCACGAGATGGACCACCTGCAGGGCTGCCTGTTTATTGACAAAATGGACAGCAGGACGTTCACAAACGTCTACTGGATGAAGGTGAATGACTAA
- the COG8 gene encoding conserved oligomeric Golgi complex subunit 8 isoform X4 has protein sequence MCLFLPVLSSESAPPVVRKGSDVVAGKMATAATIPSVATATAAALGEVEDEGLLASLFRDRFPEAQWRERPDVGRYLRELSGSGLERLRREPERLAEERAQLLQQTRDLAFANYKTFIRGAECTERIHRLFGDVEASLSRLLDRLPSFQQSCRNFVKEAEEISSNRRMNSLTLNRHTEILEILEIPQLMDTCVRNSYYEEALELAAYVRRLERKYSSIPVIQGIVNEVRQSMQLMLSQLIQQLRTNIQLPACLRVIGYLRRMDVFTEAELRVKFLQARDAWLRSILTAIPNDDPYFHITKTIEASRVHLFDIITQYRAIFSDEDPLLPPAMGEHTVNESAIFHGWVLQKVSQFLQVLETDLYRGIGGRLDSLLGQCMYFGLSFSRVGADFRGQLAPVFQRVAISTFQKAIQETVEKFQEEMNSYMLISAPAILGTSNMPAAVPATQPGTLQPPMVLLDFPPLACFLNNILVAFNDLRLCCPVALAQDVTGVLEDALAKVTKIILAFHRAEEAAFSSGEQELFVQFCTVFLEDLVPYLNRCLQVLFPPAQIAQTLGSSDSPALAFPSSWDYRHAPPSPANFVFLIEMGFLRVGQAGLELLTSGIPPTQLSKYGNLGHVNIGAIQEPLAFILPKRETLFTLDDQALGPELTAAAPEPPAEEPRLEPAGPACPEGGRAETQAEPPSVGP, from the exons ATGTGCCTGTTTCTTCCTGTCCTAAGTTCGGAGTCAGCGCCCCCTGTGGTCCGGAAGGGAAGTGACGTTGTTGCTGGGAAGATGGCGACCGCGGCGACTATCCCATCGGTAGCCACGGCCACGGCAGCGGCTCTCGGCGAGGTGGAGGATGAAGGGCTCCTGGCGTCGCTGTTCCGGGACCGCTTCCCCGAGGCCCAGTGGCGCGAGCGGCCCGATGTGGGCCGCTACCTCCGGGAGTTGAGCGGCTCGGGGCTGGAGCGGCTGCGGCGCGAGCCCGAGCGCCTGGCGGAGGAGCGGGCGCAGCTGCTGCAGCAGACGCGCGACTTGGCCTTCGCTAACTACAAGACCTTCATCCGCGGCGCCGAGTGCACCGAGCGCATCCACCGCCTGTTTGGCGACGTGGAGGCGTCGCTCAGCCGCCTGCTCGACCGCTTGCCCAGCTTCCAGCAGAGCTGCAG GAACTTTGTGAAGGAAGCCGAGGAGATCAGCTCCAACCGCCGGATGAATAGCCTGACCCTAAACCGGCACACAGAAATTTTGGAAATACTGGAGATTCCTCAGCTCATGGACACCTGTGTCCGGAACAGTTATTATGAAGAGGCCCTGGAGCTTGCAGCCTACGTACGCCGACTGGAGAGGAAATACTCTTCCATCCCTGTCATCCAG GGCATCGTGAACGAAGTGCGCCAGTCCATGCAGCTGATGCTTAGCCAGCTGATCCAGCAACTGAGGACCAACATCCAGCTTCCCGCCTGCCTCCGTGTCATTGGCTACCTGCGGCGCATGGACGTCTTCACTGAGGCTGAGTTGAGGGTGAAGTTTCTTCAGGCCCGAGATGCTTGGCTCCGGTCCATCCTGACTGCCATTCCTAATGATGATCCCTATTTCCATATTACAAAAACCATCGAGGCCTCCCGTGTCCATCTCTTTGATATCATCACCCAGTACCGTGCCATCTTCTCAGACGAGGACCCACTGCTGCCCCCTGCCATGGGTGAGCACACTGTGAATGAGAGTGCCATCTTCCATGGCTGGGTGCTACAGAAAGTCTCACAGTTCCTGCAGGTGCTGGAGACCGACCTTTACCGGGGCATAGGCGGCCGCCTGGACTCTCTGCTGGGCCAGTGCATGTACTTTGGGCTGTCCTTCAGCCGGGTGGGAGCTGATTTCCGGGGTCAATTGGCTCCTGTTTTCCAGCGGGTGGCCATCAGCACTTTCCAGAAAGCAATTCAGGAAACAGTGGAGAAATTCCAGGAAGAAATGAACTCCTACATGCTCATCTCAGCTCCAGCCATCCTGGGCACCAGTAACATGCCTGCTGCTGTGCCAGCCACCCAGCCGGGGACGCTGCAGCCACCCATGGTGCTCCTAGATTTCCCACCCCTCGCCTGCTTCCTCAACAATATTCTGGTTGCCTTCAATGATCTGCGCCTCTGCTGCCCTGTGGCCCTGGCGCAGGATGTGACTGGGGTCTTGGAAGATGCCCTTGCCAAG GTAACTAAAATAATCCTGGCCTTCCATCGCGCTGAAGAGGCTGCCTTCAGCAGCGGGGAGCAAGAGCTCTTCGTCCAGTTCTGCACTGTCTTCCTGGAAGACCTTGTTCCGTATTTAAATCGCTGTCTCCAAGTCCTTTTTCCACCAGCTCAGATAGCACAGACTTTAG gttcaagcgattctcctgccttagccttcccaagtagctgggattacaggcatgcgccaccaagcccggctaattttgtatttttaatagagatgggatttctccgtgtgggtcaggctggtctcgaactcctgacctcag GCATTCCTCCCACTCAGCTCTCCAAGTACGGTAACCTAGGGCATGTGAACATCGGCGCCATTCAGGAGCCCCTCGCCTTTATCCTGCCAAAGAGAGAGACGCTTTTCACCCTGGATGACCAGGCGCTGGGGCCCGAGCTCACAGCTGCAGCACCAGAGCCTCCCGCCGAGGAGCCACGCCTGGAGCCCGCGGGCCCAGCCTGCCCGGAGGGAGGGCGAGCGGAGACACAGGCGGAACCGCCCAGCGTGGGGCCCTAG
- the COG8 gene encoding conserved oligomeric Golgi complex subunit 8 isoform X1, whose protein sequence is MCLFLPVLSSESAPPVVRKGSDVVAGKMATAATIPSVATATAAALGEVEDEGLLASLFRDRFPEAQWRERPDVGRYLRELSGSGLERLRREPERLAEERAQLLQQTRDLAFANYKTFIRGAECTERIHRLFGDVEASLSRLLDRLPSFQQSCRNFVKEAEEISSNRRMNSLTLNRHTEILEILEIPQLMDTCVRNSYYEEALELAAYVRRLERKYSSIPVIQGIVNEVRQSMQLMLSQLIQQLRTNIQLPACLRVIGYLRRMDVFTEAELRVKFLQARDAWLRSILTAIPNDDPYFHITKTIEASRVHLFDIITQYRAIFSDEDPLLPPAMGEHTVNESAIFHGWVLQKVSQFLQVLETDLYRGIGGRLDSLLGQCMYFGLSFSRVGADFRGQLAPVFQRVAISTFQKAIQETVEKFQEEMNSYMLISAPAILGTSNMPAAVPATQPGTLQPPMVLLDFPPLACFLNNILVAFNDLRLCCPVALAQDVTGVLEDALAKVTKIILAFHRAEEAAFSSGEQELFVQFCTVFLEDLVPYLNRCLQVLFPPAQIAQTLGIPPTQLSKYGNLGHVNIGAIQEPLAFILPKRETLFTLDDQALGPELTAAAPEPPAEEPRLEPAGPACPEGGRAETQAEPPSVGP, encoded by the exons ATGTGCCTGTTTCTTCCTGTCCTAAGTTCGGAGTCAGCGCCCCCTGTGGTCCGGAAGGGAAGTGACGTTGTTGCTGGGAAGATGGCGACCGCGGCGACTATCCCATCGGTAGCCACGGCCACGGCAGCGGCTCTCGGCGAGGTGGAGGATGAAGGGCTCCTGGCGTCGCTGTTCCGGGACCGCTTCCCCGAGGCCCAGTGGCGCGAGCGGCCCGATGTGGGCCGCTACCTCCGGGAGTTGAGCGGCTCGGGGCTGGAGCGGCTGCGGCGCGAGCCCGAGCGCCTGGCGGAGGAGCGGGCGCAGCTGCTGCAGCAGACGCGCGACTTGGCCTTCGCTAACTACAAGACCTTCATCCGCGGCGCCGAGTGCACCGAGCGCATCCACCGCCTGTTTGGCGACGTGGAGGCGTCGCTCAGCCGCCTGCTCGACCGCTTGCCCAGCTTCCAGCAGAGCTGCAG GAACTTTGTGAAGGAAGCCGAGGAGATCAGCTCCAACCGCCGGATGAATAGCCTGACCCTAAACCGGCACACAGAAATTTTGGAAATACTGGAGATTCCTCAGCTCATGGACACCTGTGTCCGGAACAGTTATTATGAAGAGGCCCTGGAGCTTGCAGCCTACGTACGCCGACTGGAGAGGAAATACTCTTCCATCCCTGTCATCCAG GGCATCGTGAACGAAGTGCGCCAGTCCATGCAGCTGATGCTTAGCCAGCTGATCCAGCAACTGAGGACCAACATCCAGCTTCCCGCCTGCCTCCGTGTCATTGGCTACCTGCGGCGCATGGACGTCTTCACTGAGGCTGAGTTGAGGGTGAAGTTTCTTCAGGCCCGAGATGCTTGGCTCCGGTCCATCCTGACTGCCATTCCTAATGATGATCCCTATTTCCATATTACAAAAACCATCGAGGCCTCCCGTGTCCATCTCTTTGATATCATCACCCAGTACCGTGCCATCTTCTCAGACGAGGACCCACTGCTGCCCCCTGCCATGGGTGAGCACACTGTGAATGAGAGTGCCATCTTCCATGGCTGGGTGCTACAGAAAGTCTCACAGTTCCTGCAGGTGCTGGAGACCGACCTTTACCGGGGCATAGGCGGCCGCCTGGACTCTCTGCTGGGCCAGTGCATGTACTTTGGGCTGTCCTTCAGCCGGGTGGGAGCTGATTTCCGGGGTCAATTGGCTCCTGTTTTCCAGCGGGTGGCCATCAGCACTTTCCAGAAAGCAATTCAGGAAACAGTGGAGAAATTCCAGGAAGAAATGAACTCCTACATGCTCATCTCAGCTCCAGCCATCCTGGGCACCAGTAACATGCCTGCTGCTGTGCCAGCCACCCAGCCGGGGACGCTGCAGCCACCCATGGTGCTCCTAGATTTCCCACCCCTCGCCTGCTTCCTCAACAATATTCTGGTTGCCTTCAATGATCTGCGCCTCTGCTGCCCTGTGGCCCTGGCGCAGGATGTGACTGGGGTCTTGGAAGATGCCCTTGCCAAG GTAACTAAAATAATCCTGGCCTTCCATCGCGCTGAAGAGGCTGCCTTCAGCAGCGGGGAGCAAGAGCTCTTCGTCCAGTTCTGCACTGTCTTCCTGGAAGACCTTGTTCCGTATTTAAATCGCTGTCTCCAAGTCCTTTTTCCACCAGCTCAGATAGCACAGACTTTAG GCATTCCTCCCACTCAGCTCTCCAAGTACGGTAACCTAGGGCATGTGAACATCGGCGCCATTCAGGAGCCCCTCGCCTTTATCCTGCCAAAGAGAGAGACGCTTTTCACCCTGGATGACCAGGCGCTGGGGCCCGAGCTCACAGCTGCAGCACCAGAGCCTCCCGCCGAGGAGCCACGCCTGGAGCCCGCGGGCCCAGCCTGCCCGGAGGGAGGGCGAGCGGAGACACAGGCGGAACCGCCCAGCGTGGGGCCCTAG
- the NIP7 gene encoding 60S ribosome subunit biogenesis protein NIP7 homolog isoform X2, translating into MRPLTEEETRVMFEKIAKYIGENLQLLVDRPDGTYCFRLHNDRVYYVSEKIMKLAANISGDKLVSLGTCFGKFTKTHKFRLHVTALDYLAPYAKYKVWIKPGAEQSFLYGNHVLKSGLGRITENTSQYQGVVVYSMADIPLDKWDLDKQ; encoded by the exons ATGCGGCCTTTGACTGAAGAGGAGACCCGTGTCATGTTTGAGAAGATAGCGAAATA CATTGGGGAGAATCTTCAACTGCTGGTGGACCGGCCAGATGGCACCTACTGTTTCCGTCTGCACAACGACCGGGTGTACTATGTGAG TGAGAAGATTATGAAGCTGGCCGCCAATATTTCCGGGGACAAGCTGGTGTCGCTGGGGACCTGCTTTGGAAAATTCACTAAAACCCACAAGTTTCGGTTGCATGTCACAGCTCTGGATTACCTTGCACCTTATGCCAAG TATAAAGTTTGGATAAAGCCTGGTGCAGAGCAGTCCTTCCTGTATGGGAACCATGTGTTGAAATCTGGTCTGGGTCGAATCACTGAAAATACTTCTCAGTaccagggcgtggtggtgtactcCATGGCAGACATCCCTTTG